The Actinocorallia herbida DNA window GCCACCCGACGCGCCGGTCGTCCCGCGCCCTGCCCTTCTCCGCCACCCGGCCGACCCGCCGCTTCACCCCGGAACCGAACCGCGTTCCCGCCACCTGCATGCGCCCACTCCTTCTCGGTGGCCGTGCGCCGTGTCCCACGACACACCCAACGGACAATAATGATGTGGCACAGCGGAAATTTGTCAAGAGCGCATCATATTTATCCGCCGAATTCACCCGGACGCCGTCGCGGTACCGACACGGTACGCGCCCGGATCGCGGCGGCGTCAGGGGCACCGGGGCGGCTCCGCCGTCCGGCGGGTCCGCGATCTTGCGGGGCCCTCCGGGAGGCGTCCACGGTCGCCCGCCATGACGCAAGGCGGAGTGGAGATCACCGCGGAGCCGGTGCGGGAGCCGGTGCGGGAGCAGTGTCCCGAGCCGGCCGACCGTCCGGTGCGGTTCGGGGCGCGGGGCTCGGATGGTCAGAGGTGGCGGCTCGGCGACGACCTGGCCGTCCGGCTGCCGTGGGCGACGCCCCCACCGGACGTCTCGGCTGCGGCGCCTGCACCACCCACCCGACCCCGCCTCCGCGCCCGTGGCCGGGCCGCCCTCCGCGCCCTCACCGCCCTCCTCATCGGCCACGCCGGCCTCCACGCCCATCCCGGCGGCAAACCCACCCGGACCCGCCCCGCCCCGCCCAGACCGCCCTCCACCACCTCACCACCCGCCCCGCCTGAGCGGGCGCCGGACTCCCTCTCCACACATCCGCGGCACCCCCGTGGTCGCGGACCTCCGCCCCGGCGGCCTCAGCGATCCGGGAAGCACGGTGCGGATCGGGTTCGAGCGGTCGGGGGCGCTGACCGACCTGAACGATTCGGTCGACGTCCACCGGCAGGCCGTTGCGGCCGATCCCGCCGACGACCCCGACCGGCCCAGCGGACTCGGCGATGACGAGGCGGGCTCAGCGGCTCCGTGCCGGCCCTAAGATCGCCGTTCCAGTGGGAACGGAAACGGAGCGGAAAAATGAGAGTCGGGATTTCTGGGACGCATGGAACCGGGAAGACGACGTTGGCCGAGGGGCTCTGCGAGCGGCTGCCCCGTCATGTGATGGCGGAGGAGCCCTACTACCTGCTCGAGGAAGAAGGGTACGACTTCGGGTTTCCGCCCTCGCTGGAGGACTACCGGGCGCTGCTGGAGTGCTCGGTGCGGAGCCTGGCTTCACCGGAGGACGGGATCGTGTTCGACCGGACACCGGTGGACTACCTGGCCTATATGGCGGCGATCGGCGCGGATCCCGTGAACGGAGTCGGCGGCGAAGCGCTCCGCACGGCTCTCATGAGCCTTGATCTGCTCGTCATCACGGTGATCACCCCCGAAACGGAACGGACCCTGCCGCCGCCGGAGATGCCCGCGCTCCGCTCCCGGATGAACGAGGCGCTGCTGGACCTGATCAGCGCCGACCCGTTCGACGTCTGGGCGGACCTGCCCATCCTGGAACTCGACGGCCCCCTCGGCACACGGCCGGCGACGGTACTCGCCGCGCTGGAACAGCTCCGGTGAGACGAGCCGTGTCCTCGACCTGCGTTGATCTCGTGACTTCGTCTCCGGTGACTCCTACGCGTCCGGCTCCGGCATCCGTCGAGGAGTTCCGCGAAGCGCGACCTGCGGGAACACGACCCACGGTCACCACCATCGCCCACGGCTCCTTCGGGGGCCGGGGCCGTGTTCGGGAGCGGACGGGCGGGTCGGGGGCGGCCTGTCAGGCGACGTGGACCTGGACGCCGGCGGCACGGAGGCGGTCCAGTTCGGCGGGGTCGGCGGTCGCGTCGGTGACCAGGATGTGGAGTTCGGCGGTCTCGGCGATGCGGGAGAACGCGCGGACCTTGATCTTGGAGCCGTCGGCGAGGACGACGACGCGGCGGGCGGCGGCGATCAGGTGGTGGTCGGTCTGGGCCTCGACCTCGTCGTGAGTGGTGATGCCGACGATGGCGTCGACGCCGTCCACGCCGAGGAACGCGACGTCCAGGCTGATGCCCGACAGGGCGCGGTCGGCGATCGGGCCGACGAGCTCGTAGGACTCCGGGCGTACTCGGCCGCCCGTCACCACGAGCTCGATCGACGGCCGCACGGCGAGGTCGCCGGCGATGTTCAGGGCGTTGGTGACGACCGTGAGCGGCCTGCCGAGCGCGGCGAGGCGGCGGGCCAGCTCGGTGGTGGTGGTGCCGCCGTTCAGCCCGATGGTGTGCACCTCGTCGGTGACCAGCGCGACCGCGGCGGCGGCGATCCTGGCCTTCTCCTCGTCGTGGCGGCCCGCACGGTAGCGGACCGGCAGCTCATAGGTGACGCCCGCGCCCACGGCGCCGCCGTGCGTGCGCTTGAGCAGCTGCTGGTCCTCCAGGGTCTGGAGGTCGCGCCGGATCGACGCGGGGGACGCCCCCAGCTCCGTGCACAGGCCGGTGACGGTCACCGAGCCGTGCGCGGCGAGCCGATCGAGGATGAAAGCGAGCCGTTCTTGACGCATTCGCTCACTATAGAACGGCCGACCTGATCGAATGACGACACATCATGCGCGTATCAGGGAATCCACCTCCGCTCGCGTCGGCTGCGCGGCGGTCCCGCCCGGCGCCCGGGTGGACAGGGCGCCGCAGGCGCAGCCGAGGCGCATCGCGTACTCCAGGTCGCCCGTGTCCAGCCAGCCGGCGAGGAAGCCGGCGTCGAAGCTGTCGCCCGCGCCCACGGTGTCGACCGGGGTGACCGGGGGCGACGGCACCGAGGTTCCGGAGGGCAGGGCGAGCGCGCCCCGGGCGCCGCGCTTCACCACGGTCGTGCCGGGGAAGCGCGGCAGCGACGCCGCTTCCGCCTCGTTCGGCAGGAGGACGTCGACGACGTCGGGCAGGCCCTCGGCGAGCTCCCAGCGGCCGGAGGGGTCGTGGTTGGTGTCCAGGGAGGTGCTGCCGGGGAAGCGGCGGAACAGGCCCACGACGTCCAGCACGGGCTGGAGGAAGTACGACGCGGCGTGCGCGTGGCGCGCCTCGGGGAGTTCCGCCGCGGTGAAGTGCGGCAGGCAGCCGGGCGCGGTGAGGATGGCCCGGTCGCCGTCCGGCCGGTTCAGGCAGACGGTGAGCGCGGTCGGCAGCTCGGGATGCCGGACCACGCCGGAGACGTCCACCCCCGCCGCGCGCAGGACGTCGAGGACGAAGTCGCCCGCGGCGTCGCGGCCGACCATCGAGACCAGCGCGGTGTCCAGGCCCAGCCGGGCCGCGCCGTGCGCGACGATCGCCGCCGAGCCGCCGAGCGCGAGGACGCCGTCGGACACGAGCGTCTCGGCCTGCCCGAAGGGGGGTGTCTCGGGCGCGCCGAACAGCAGAACGTCGGGATTGGTGTCGCCGACCACCACGAGATCCCTCATCGCAGGGCCTCCGGCAGCAGGTCGCGGTGGGCGCCCAGCATCGCGTCGCACAGGGCGGTGATCTCCTCGACGGTGAGCGCGGCCGCCGTGGCCGGATCGCACAGGAGCGCGTGCCGGACGTGGTCGCGATCGCCCTTCACGGCGGCCTGGACCACCAGGTCCACCACGCCGAGGAAGCTCCGGTTGAGCGCGGCGAGCTGCGGCGGCAGCGCGCCCACGTGGTGCGGGCGGACGCCCGTGCGGTCGGCGGTCGCGGGCACCTCCACGGCCGCGCCGTCGGGCAGATCGGCGATCAGGCCGGTGTTGGCGGTGGTCACCTGGAGGACGCGGGGGGTGCCCGTGACGAGCGAGTGCACGATCTGCGGCGCGTACTCCACCGCGCCCTCCTGCTCCCCCGGGCCCGGGTCCTCCCCCGCCGCCAGCCGATCGCGCACGCGCTCGTACTCGGCGAGGTTCTCCGCCGAGATCCGCGCATAATCGCGCACCGGAATGCGCAACCTCTCGATCTCTCCGGCATGACGCAGGTACCAGGGGACGTACTCGGCGGAGTGCTCGGACGTCTCCGTCGGATAGAAGCCCAACCGCCGGTACATGTCCACCCTGACCCTTCGGGCGAGCTGCGGATCGGCCTCGATCGCGGCGTCCAGCAGGGGGTAGAGCGAGCGGCCTTCCCGTTCCCAGCGCAGGATCCAGGCCTGGTGGTTGACGCCCGCCGACACGAAGTCCACCTCCTCGTGCGGCACGCCGACGAGGTCGCACAGGCCCCGCACCGTCCAGTACACCGAGTGGCACAGGCCGACGGCCCGCACGTCCGGCGCGACCGCGGCCAGGTACTGGAGGTTCATGGCCATCGGGTTGGTGTAGTTCAGCAGCCACGCGCGCGGGCAGACCGCCCTGACGTCGGCGGCCAGGCCGTCCAGCAGCGGGAACGTGCGCAGCGCGCGAAAGACGCCGCCGACGCCGAGGGTGTCGCCGATGGTCTGGCGCAGACCGTGGGCCCGCGGGACGTCGAGGTCGGTCAGGGTGGCCGCGTGCCCGCCGACCGCGACCAGGTTCACGACGAAGTCGGCGCCCTCCAGCGCGGCCCTTCGGTCCGGGTGCGCGGTGACGACCGGGCGCGCGCCGAGCCGCTCGGCGGTCAGCCGGGCCAGGGACTCGGCGACGGCGAGGCGCTCGGGATCGATGTCGTGCAGGGCCAGGTGGAGGCCGTCGAGTTCGGGGAAGGACAGCAGGTCGTGGATCAGCTGCCGGGTGAACACCACCGACCCGGCGCCGACGAAGGCGACGCGGATCATCGGGCCTCCAGGACGTGGATGAGGCGGGTGACCTCGGCGGCGACGGCGTCCCGGCCCGCGCCGAGGTACTTGCGGGTGTCCACCAGGTCAGGGGCCGCCGCGAGCCGCGCCCGGACGGCCGCGGTGAACACCTTGTTGAGCTGCGTGGCGATGTTGATCTTGTGCATGCCGCGGCGGACGGCCTCCGCGAGGTCCGCGTCGGGCACGCCCGAGGAGCCGTGCAGGACCAGCGGCACCGGGACCGCCGTGTGCAGCTTCGCGATGAGGGCGAAGTCGAGTTCGGCGTCGCGGGTGAGCATCGCGTGGGAGGAGCCCACGGCCACGGCCAGCGCGTCCACGCCCGTGGCCGCGACGTATTCGGCGGCCTCCACGGGATCGGTGCGGACACCGGGCGCGTGCACGCCGTCCTTGCCGCCCACCTCGCCGAGTTCGGCCTCCACCCGGACGCCCGAAGCGTGGCATTCGCGCACGATCGCGGCGGTGCGGGCGACGTTCTCGGCGTGCGGCAGCGCGGAGGCGTCGAACATCACCGAGCCGAACCCGAGCGCGACCGCCTCGCGGACGAGCGCCTCGTCCGTCGCGTGGTCGAGATGGACGGTCACCTCGACGCGGGCGGCGTCGGCGAGCGTCAGCAGGGCGCGGCCGAGCGGGGCGAGCGCGCCGTGGTAGCGCACCGCGTTCTCGCTGAGCTGGAGCACCACAGGGCTGCCCGCGGCCTCCGCGCCCTGGACGATCGCCTCGGCGTGCTCCAGTTGGATGGCGTTGAACGCCGCGATCATTCGTGCTCCTTCGGGAGGGGGGTCGGCCGGATCTCGGCGGCCGTGTACCGGTCGGCGTCGAAGTCGCCCGCGACGGGCGCGGCCACCGCGGCGGCCGACAGCGCCACGGCGTCGGCGACGAGCTCGGGCCAGGGGGTGCCGCGGCGCAGGCCGCGGGCGAACGCGGCGACGGCGGCGTCGCCCGCGCCGGTCGGGTTGCCGTGCGTCTCGGGCGGGGTCGCGCGCCAGCCGCCGTCGGCGAGATGGACCGCCAGGCCGCGCGGCCCGTCGGACACGGCCACCGCCTGGGCGCCGAGCGCGCGGAGCTGGGCGGGGGTGCGGCCGGTGGCGCGCAGCTCCTGCGCGTTCGGCTTGACCAGGGCGGGCCGGGCCGGGAGGCCGTGCAGCAGGGCGGGGCCGTCGGCGTCCAGGATGACGGGGGCGTCGGCGGCCTCGATGAGGCGGGCGTAGGCGTCGTCGGGCAGGCCGGGCGGAAGCGAGCCGGACAGGACGACGACGTCGGCGCGCAGCGTGCGGAAGCGCGTGAGGAACGCCTGCCACTCGGGCTCGGTGACGAGGGGGCCCGGCTCGTTGAAGAGGGTGGCTTCGGCGTCGAGGACGGTCAGCGTGCACCGGGTCTCGCCGCCGATCTGCACGAACGCGGACGGCACGGGCAGATCGGCCAGGAACGCCGCGCCCGTCGCGCCGCCCGCGAAGCCGGTGGCCAGCACCTCCTCGCCCAGCGCGGCCAGGACGCGCGCGACGTTGACGCCCTTGCCGCCCGCGCGCCTCCGGGGAGGCCCGACCCGGTGCACGGCCCCGGGCACCAGCCGGTCGACGGGATAGGTGACGTCGAGCGCGGCGTTCAGCGTGACGGTCAGGATCACCTGAGGATCACCGAGCGGGTCAGATGCCGGGGCGCGTCGGGGTCGAGACCGCGGCCCTCGGCCAGCGCGACCGCGAGCCGGTGCACCAGCACCAGGTCGGCCATCGGATCGCGGTCGTGCTCGACCCACCGGCCGCCGGTCGCCTCGACCTGCTCCCGCAGGCCGTCCGGCCCGGGGCCCAGCGACCACACGGCCGACCGCTCGTCGGTGATCGCGATCGGCCCATGCCGGAACTCGGCCGCCGGGTACGCCTCGGTCCAGCTCAGCGACGCCTCGCGCATCTTCAGCGCCGCCTCGGCCGCCAGCCCGTTCGTCCAGCCCCGGCCGAGGAACGTGAACTGGGTCCGGTCCAGCGCGGGGATCTCGACGGCCAGCGCCTCCTCGGCGTCCGCGATCGCGGCCGTCAGATCCTCGCCCAGGCTCGCCCGGAACAGCGCCAGCGCGGTCGTCGCGAACCGCGTCTGCACCACCGACCGCTCATCGGCGAAGTCCAGCACGACGACCTGGTCGGCCGCCCCCATGATCGGCGTCTCCGGATCCGCGGTGACGGCGACCGTGGGCGCCTCCACCCGCGCGAGCACGTCAAGGACCTCGGTCGTGGTCCCCGACCGCGTCAGCGCGACGACCCGGTCGTACCGCCGCCCCACCGGAAACTCCGACCCGGCGAACGCGTCCGTCTCCCCCTGCCCCGCCGCCTCCCGCAGCGCGGCATACGCCTGCCCGACGAACCACGAGGTCCCGCACCCCACCACGGCGACCCGCTCCCCCGGCTCCGGCAGCCCCCCGGCCCCGACCTCGCCCACCCGCCGCCAGCACTCCGGCTGCGACCTGATCTCCGCCTCAACGTGAAACACCACATCAACCTCCGTGCTCGAATATGAGCACTTTCTAGCACAATCAAGCAAAATCAACCAGCCAGCGGAGACCCCGCGCGGGGCTCCACCGTTCAGGTCGTCCCGCCGTAGGGTTCGGCTCCGTCAGGGGTTTCGGCTGAGGAAGCCGGCCAAGACGGGCAGGTGGCTGTGCTCGATCTCCTTCGTCGAGGTCAGCAGCACCACCGGTCCGGACCGCGTGAGCTCACGCAGCCGAGCCACCGCGCCGCCCCGGGCCGGGCAGTCCAGCTCCGCCAGGTAGCGCCGTCCGAACTCCTCTTCGCGCTCAGGCGCGTGGCCGTACCACCGCCGCAGCTCGTTGGAAGGCGCGACGTCCTTCAACCACTCGTCCCAAGGCGCCTCCGCCTTGGCGACCCCCCGCGGCCAGAGCCGGTCCACCAGCACCCGAGTACCCCGCACCCCGCTCAGATCCTCGTAGACCCGGCGCATCCCGATCTCCACCATCGCCCCCCCCACGAAGGCCCGGCCCTTCCCACCTGCCTTCCCCCGCTGGGGACGGTGTCAACGTGGGAAGCCAGGCTTCGGCAGACCATGGTGAAGTTCTGCGCGGACGCCTTCGCGAGACCGGAGAGGGATGGGCATCCGACCTGAGGGTAGAAATAAGAATGTAGTGCATGCGTCGCTTCGTGCAAGCTCTAAAGAGATCGGGGGGTGCGGCATGGGAACATCCTTTCAGTCCTTCAACTTTCCGGACAGGTTCATTCGGCACGCAAATTTCCAAGGGGAACTGACACCCATCGCCAGCGAACTCGACCGCCATGACGCGACCTTCGCCATCGTGCGCGGTCTCGCCGACCCGGATCTCATCTCCATCCAATCCCGCAACTTCCCCATCCACTACCTGCGCCACCAGGGGTTCCGCATCAGACTCCACGAGGGCCCGGTGGGCGCCCTCGGCGTTCCCCCTCCGGAGACTGACGAGATGAAGCTCATGCGGAAGGACGCCACGTTCGAAATGGTGCCCGGACTGGCCGATCCAGCCAGCGCGTCGTTCCGCTCATTCAATTTTCCCGACCGGTTCCTCCGGCACAGGGATTTCCACCTCTTCCTCGATCCCGTCAACGACGAGCTGAGCCGCAAGGACGCGACCTTCAAAGTCGTCGATGGATTCATCCCGGATGACCCGATCCACTGACGCCGACCATGGCTCCTCGGCCCACGTTCGACATGAGCGCGGGACAAGTCATCTCTGAGAGCTTTGGCCGCGCTCCGATCGAAGTCCACGGCGAACGGGAGAACTCTTACGGAGATGTGCCCGCGGTGCGAGGGCGAGAAGGGCCCGTGTTCTCAGACCGTGCGGAGGACGGAGACGACGATGCCGAGGATGGAGGCGTTGTCGCCGTCGATCGGGTCGTAGGCTGGGTTGCGGGGTTCGAGGAGGACATGGCCGTCGCGGCGGCGGTAGACCTTGACGGTGGCCTCGCCGTCGATCATGGCGGCGACGATCTGGCCCGAGTGGGCCTCCTGCTGCTGGCGGACGACGACCATGTCGCCGTCGCAGATGGCCGCGTCGATCATCGAGTCGCCGCGCACGCGCAGGGCGAACACCGTGCCGCGGCCGGTGAGTCCGCGGGGCAGCCGCAGGGCGTCCTCGACGTGCTCGTCGGCCGTGATGGGGACGCCCGCCGCGATGTCGCCGACCACCGGCACGGCCACCGCGTCGTCCCCCGGCCCCGCGGCGCGGGCCCCGGGCAGGAACGCCCGCACGTCGATCGGGCGCGCCACGGCCGTGCCGCGCCGCAGGAAGCCCTTCTCCTCCAGGCTCACGAGATGCTTCGACACCGACGACGAGGACCGCAGCCCCACCGCGTCGCCGATCTGCCGGGTGCTCGGCGCGTAACCGTGCCGGGTCACCCAGTCCCGGATCACGACCAGGATCCGCTGCTGCCGCGCCGGCAGGGCTGCCGCGTTCAGGTCCTCGAACCCGTCAAGATCGTCGTAGCTCACCGCCCGAAGCATAGCCCCAGGCGGCAGGTCGGGCGGCCTCGTCGGGCCGACGCCCGGGTCCCATGACCTGCGCTGATCCGACGGGACCACGTTCCCCGTCAGGCAGGCGGGCGGATGATGCGTCCGCTCCGGCTGAGGACCTTCGGGGCGCCGGGGGACGGAGTCCTTCGTCGGGTCTCCAGGCTCGAGGTGGGAATGAGCACGAAGATCGCGTTCTGGGTACCGGTGAGCGCGACGGCGGGACCATGGACGGGGTCGTCGAATTCGACGATGCGGTGGGCGCCCAGGTCTTCGGCGCGGCGTGCCCATTCCATCAAGTCGGGGACCGCGAACTGGACGATCCAGGCGGACAAGCCCTCACCGGGGACGTCCGGGGGAATGGGCGCCATGCTCGCGACCGGCCGGCCCTCGACGGTCCAGAGGGTCTGGTCGCCTTCACCCACCCTGCCCCAGCCGAAGACCCGGGGGTAGAAGTCCTTCGCGCCTTCGACATCGCGGGTGACCAGTTCGGTCCACCCCCAGGTGCAGTCCCGCCCGGAGACCTCCGCCCCGTACCGGCCGTGCGGCTCCCAGCCCATGAAGTGGACCCGCTCACGATCGATGTAGCCGCCGAGAACGCCGTGGTCCTCCAACGGAACGGGCTCCAGCACGACCTTGCCCCCGGCGTCCTCGACGAGCGAGTTCAGCGACCGGATGTCCTCGACCGCGAAGTACACCGTCCAGGACGCCGACCCGCCGGACACCGGCTCAGGCCAGATCCCCGCCACGGCCTCGCCCTCCAGTGTGAAGACCGGGTAGCCCGACTCCAGCCGGGAGACCTCCCACCCGAAAAGCCCCCGGTAAAATCGCGCAGCCTCATCGATGTCCTCCGCGCTCAACTCCACCCAGCACGGAGACCCGAGCGGATACCGCTGCTCCATACCTCCATGCTCGCCCTCCCCGCCCGCCACCGACATCCCGAACAAAGATCTTTACCTGCACTTATTGATCTCTTCGCCTTTCCTTGCCCTCGTGGCCGACCTCGAAACTGTCGGAGGACCGCGCCGACGATCGCGGGTCGTTCGTGAGCGCCTGGGTGCGCGTCGTCCGAACGGCCTCGGCCTGGGAAGTCCGGGCCCGGGCCTCTCCCGGCCGCAGGGTCGCAGGCTGTGGACGGCGGCGCGGAACCGGCGGGGCTGCGGGGCCGTTCCGGGCTGTGGTGATCCGGTAATCTTGCGGGCGTGGCACTGCCGACCAGGAACGGGCTCAGGTGACCAGGGCAGACGGAGCCGGACCGCCGGGGGTGGCGGACATGTCGCTCCCCGAGCAGATCTACCAGCGGTTGCGCGAGCAGATCATCTCCGGGGAGCTGCGGCCGGGTCAGCGCCTGATCGAGCGCGAGCTGTCCGAGGCGCTCCAGGTGTCGCGGGTGCCGCTGCGCACGGCGCTGCCCCAGCTCGAGACCGACGGTTTCATCGACCTCCTGCCGCGCCGGGGCGCGGTCGTGACCCAGCTGACCCTCCGGGACGTGGCGGAGGTGTTCGACGTGTGGGAGGCGCTGGAGGTCCTCGCCACGCGCCTGGCCGCCCAGAGGATGGCCGCGAACCCCGCCGACGAGGGGCTGCGCGCGCTCGCCGAGAGCATCGACACGGCACGTGAGGCGGCGCGGGCGGGCGACCGGGCCGCCGCGGAGCGGGCGACGAGCGCGTTCCACGGGCTGGTGCTGGATCTGGCGGGACACCGGCTGCTGGAGCGGGTGATGCGGTCGCTGAGCGGACGCCGCGAGTGGCTGACGCGGATGACCGGCAAGCAGACCGAAGAGGAGTTCGAGGAGCACGACCGGCTCTTCCGGGCGATCGCGCAGGGCCAGGTGGAGGTCGCGGGGGCGCTGGCGCTGGCGCACGTGGCCCGGATCAGGGAGCAGGCGATGACCGAGCTGGCCGGGGTGCTGCCGCCGGACGCGGACTGAGCCCCCGGCCCCCGGCGTAGCCGGAGGCCGGGGTGCGAAGCGGTCAGGCGTCGACGACGACGAGCCTGTTCGGGAGGGTGTTGAGCTCCTCGTAGCCGTCCTCGGTGAGCAGGACGGTGCCGCCCAGGCAGACGCGCTTGCCCTCGTACAGGGCGTTGGCCTCGAACGCGAACGCGACGCCGGGCACGAGTGTGAAGTCGCCGTCGCGGGCCACGACCGGGGGCAGGGACGGCAGGTGCGCGAGACCCGGGTCGTGTTCGGTGCCCTCGTGGGTCTTGCCGTTGAAGATGACGGGGGAGACGGTCTGGACGAGCGGCCCGGTGTTCCAGACCTTCGCGCGGGTGAGCGGCTCGTGCATGATGTCGCACAGGTCGGCGAAGCTCATGCCGGCGCGCAGCGCGCCGAGCCCGGCGTGGTGGGACTCCAGGACGATCTCCTCCAGCCGCCGGAACTCCTTGGCGGGTTCGCCGATGCTGACGTCGATCTGCTGCTGGGTCTCGAATCCGCCGTAGAAGGCGAAGATCTCCGAGGCGATGGTGTCACCGCGCCGGAGCGTGCGCGGCGCGCCGCCCATCGTCATCCATTCCGGCTGGCCCCAGGCGAACCGGCTCGGCCCGCTGCGCTCCAGGATGTACGGGCCGCGGAAGGGGCTGCCGCCCCCGGCGAGGATCGCGCCCACGGCACCCGCGACGGGCAGGCTCTCCAGGGCTCCGGGCTTGCACGCGGCGATGTAGGCGGCGCAGGCGTCCTCGCCGAGTTGCGCGGACTTGCGGATCATGTCCCGTTCCTCGGGGCTCTTGACCACCGTGATGATCTCGAACTCCGCCGACACGTCGACCCAGGTGACGTCGGGCAGCGCGGTGAGCACGCCCTGCCAGACCGAGTGGGGGATGCTGCCGGCGTAGATGCCGACCTGGCGGCTGCTCAGCCCGACGACGCCGACGGCGCCGCGGGTGACACCGCGTTCGGCCAGGACGTCGGGCAGTTTCGCGCCGACGCGGAAGTCGGCGATCCACCGCTGCCGGTCCCGGCCGGGCTCGTCGAACCGCTGGAGCGGGAACCTGCCGAGCAGGTGGACCGGGTCGTCCTGCGGGGTGAGGACGACGGTGCCGCCGGCCTCCCCCGCGACGTACTGGTCGAGCGGGTCGCGCTGCCCGCCGAAGACGACGAGGGCGTCGAGGCCGTGGTCGGCCATGAGCGCGCGCAGCGCCGCCCAGCGGCGGTCGCGCTCGGCCAGGGACAGGGTGGGGAACCAGGTGCTCATACGGTGACCTCCAGGTCGGCCGATCGGGTGGACAGCACGGCGCGCAGGTGCGCGGCGCTCTGGGTGATGAAGGCGAGGGAGTCCCCGGGCCCGCACGGCGCGCGCAGCGCGGCGAGCCCGGGGGCCTCCCCGGCGGCGGCGCGGTCCTCGTAGCCGCGGGTGAGCCGCAGGACCTCGGCGAGCTCGGCGACGGTCAGGTCGGGGTGGCCTTCCTGCCAGAGCGGGTCGTGCAGGAACAGCGGCATCTCGGCGCGGCCGCCGACGATGCCCTCGATCGACAGGGTCGCCTCGGCGGGCAGGTGCGCGAGGAGGGCGGGCCAGTCGATGACGCCCTGCCCGCAGGGGGCGAGGAACCTGCCGACGCCGTCGTCGGTGAACATCGGGGCGACGTCGCGGACGTGGCTCTGCCGCACGTAGGGGCCGACGCGCGCGGCGGCGGCGACGGGGTCCTCGGCGCGGACGAACACGTTGGCGGTGTCGAAGGTGATGCCGAAGGCGTCGGGTCCCGCGTCCTCGACGAGCCGGACCGCCTCGAAGCTGGTGATCTCCTCGTGGGTCTCCAGGTTGAGGTGGACGCCGAGGTCGCGCAACAGGGGCGCGAGCCGGTCGAGGACCTTGGCGGTGGCGGCGAGCTGGCCGGCCCAGGCGACGTCGTCGCGGAACCGGTCGCAGGCGCGCAGGCCGGGCAGCCGGAACTGGTAGTTGGCGGTCGCGGTCCACAGTTCGGTGACGCCGGCCCCGGCGCAGGCGCGGATGAGGCGTTCCAGGCCGCGCAGGTAGTCGCCGTCGCCGAGGTCGCGGACGCGGGGCGCTTCGGGCGCGGCGAACGGGTTGACCTTCGCGGTGCCGACCTCGACGTACAGGCCGAGGTCGTGGCCGAGCGCGACGGCGTCCCGCATCTCGCCGGGGTCCAGCGTGGGGCTGAGCTCGTAGGGCGAGCGGAAGAACGCCCCTTCGAGGCCGAGCGCGGCGATCTCGCGCAGCGTCCACGCGGCGCCGTTCTCGGCCGCGCCGGGGAACTTGCTGGTGTCGGTGCCGATCCTCACGCGGCACCCTCCGGCGCGAGGTCGACGAGGCCGCGGTGGAAGACGTTGCGCGGGTCGTAGGCCCGCTTGACCGCGACGAGCCTGTCGTACTTGTCCCCGTAGACCGCGCGGGCGGCGTCGGCGTCGCCCTGGACGCTGGCGAAGTTGACGTAGGTGCCGCCCTGGTGGGGGGCGAGGGCGTCGGCGAATCCCCGGGCCCAGTCCAGGAGCGGGGGCTTCTCTTCGGCGAACTCGAAGTCGGCTCCGATGTTGGCGCTGAACGGCATGAAGT harbors:
- a CDS encoding AAA family ATPase, which gives rise to MRVGISGTHGTGKTTLAEGLCERLPRHVMAEEPYYLLEEEGYDFGFPPSLEDYRALLECSVRSLASPEDGIVFDRTPVDYLAYMAAIGADPVNGVGGEALRTALMSLDLLVITVITPETERTLPPPEMPALRSRMNEALLDLISADPFDVWADLPILELDGPLGTRPATVLAALEQLR
- a CDS encoding DeoR/GlpR family DNA-binding transcription regulator, coding for MRQERLAFILDRLAAHGSVTVTGLCTELGASPASIRRDLQTLEDQQLLKRTHGGAVGAGVTYELPVRYRAGRHDEEKARIAAAAVALVTDEVHTIGLNGGTTTTELARRLAALGRPLTVVTNALNIAGDLAVRPSIELVVTGGRVRPESYELVGPIADRALSGISLDVAFLGVDGVDAIVGITTHDEVEAQTDHHLIAAARRVVVLADGSKIKVRAFSRIAETAELHILVTDATADPAELDRLRAAGVQVHVA
- a CDS encoding carbohydrate kinase family protein, with amino-acid sequence MRDLVVVGDTNPDVLLFGAPETPPFGQAETLVSDGVLALGGSAAIVAHGAARLGLDTALVSMVGRDAAGDFVLDVLRAAGVDVSGVVRHPELPTALTVCLNRPDGDRAILTAPGCLPHFTAAELPEARHAHAASYFLQPVLDVVGLFRRFPGSTSLDTNHDPSGRWELAEGLPDVVDVLLPNEAEAASLPRFPGTTVVKRGARGALALPSGTSVPSPPVTPVDTVGAGDSFDAGFLAGWLDTGDLEYAMRLGCACGALSTRAPGGTAAQPTRAEVDSLIRA
- a CDS encoding alpha-glucosidase/alpha-galactosidase, which gives rise to MIRVAFVGAGSVVFTRQLIHDLLSFPELDGLHLALHDIDPERLAVAESLARLTAERLGARPVVTAHPDRRAALEGADFVVNLVAVGGHAATLTDLDVPRAHGLRQTIGDTLGVGGVFRALRTFPLLDGLAADVRAVCPRAWLLNYTNPMAMNLQYLAAVAPDVRAVGLCHSVYWTVRGLCDLVGVPHEEVDFVSAGVNHQAWILRWEREGRSLYPLLDAAIEADPQLARRVRVDMYRRLGFYPTETSEHSAEYVPWYLRHAGEIERLRIPVRDYARISAENLAEYERVRDRLAAGEDPGPGEQEGAVEYAPQIVHSLVTGTPRVLQVTTANTGLIADLPDGAAVEVPATADRTGVRPHHVGALPPQLAALNRSFLGVVDLVVQAAVKGDRDHVRHALLCDPATAAALTVEEITALCDAMLGAHRDLLPEALR
- a CDS encoding class II fructose-bisphosphate aldolase, which gives rise to MIAAFNAIQLEHAEAIVQGAEAAGSPVVLQLSENAVRYHGALAPLGRALLTLADAARVEVTVHLDHATDEALVREAVALGFGSVMFDASALPHAENVARTAAIVRECHASGVRVEAELGEVGGKDGVHAPGVRTDPVEAAEYVAATGVDALAVAVGSSHAMLTRDAELDFALIAKLHTAVPVPLVLHGSSGVPDADLAEAVRRGMHKINIATQLNKVFTAAVRARLAAAPDLVDTRKYLGAGRDAVAAEVTRLIHVLEAR
- a CDS encoding 1-phosphofructokinase family hexose kinase; translated protein: MILTVTLNAALDVTYPVDRLVPGAVHRVGPPRRRAGGKGVNVARVLAALGEEVLATGFAGGATGAAFLADLPVPSAFVQIGGETRCTLTVLDAEATLFNEPGPLVTEPEWQAFLTRFRTLRADVVVLSGSLPPGLPDDAYARLIEAADAPVILDADGPALLHGLPARPALVKPNAQELRATGRTPAQLRALGAQAVAVSDGPRGLAVHLADGGWRATPPETHGNPTGAGDAAVAAFARGLRRGTPWPELVADAVALSAAAVAAPVAGDFDADRYTAAEIRPTPLPKEHE
- a CDS encoding SIS domain-containing protein — its product is MVFHVEAEIRSQPECWRRVGEVGAGGLPEPGERVAVVGCGTSWFVGQAYAALREAAGQGETDAFAGSEFPVGRRYDRVVALTRSGTTTEVLDVLARVEAPTVAVTADPETPIMGAADQVVVLDFADERSVVQTRFATTALALFRASLGEDLTAAIADAEEALAVEIPALDRTQFTFLGRGWTNGLAAEAALKMREASLSWTEAYPAAEFRHGPIAITDERSAVWSLGPGPDGLREQVEATGGRWVEHDRDPMADLVLVHRLAVALAEGRGLDPDAPRHLTRSVILR